Proteins co-encoded in one Acidovorax sp. 69 genomic window:
- a CDS encoding molybdopterin-dependent oxidoreductase has product MPTSSAANSPQSVPIQVRGACPHDCPDTCALLTTVDNGVATRVQGNPDHAHTDGVLCAKVSKYTERSYHPERILTPLKRSGPKGSGQFASVTWDEALSDIASRLQAIATRAPEAILPYSYAGTMGMVQGESMDRRFFHQLGASQLDRTICASAGAEALVQTLGGKVGMKVEFFAEAQLILIWGSNSIGSNLHFWRYAQQAKRSGAKLVCIDPRKTETADKCHEHIALRPGTDAALALALMHELIVNDWLDHDYIARHTLGWDPLRERALQWPPERAAEVCGVPVEQIRQLAKDYGTTKPAAIRLNYGMQRVRGGGNAVRAVACLPALTGAWRHRAGGVLLSSSGQFPAQRAVLQRPDLMPAKTPRTINMSTIGDDLLREASAQLGPKVEAIVVYNSNPVAVAPDSGKVVQGFAREDLFTVVLEHFQTDTADYADYILPATTQLEAWDIHLSYGHTDVLLNRPAIAPLGEARSNAQIFRDLAARMGFTDPCFADSDEALCRQAFGDTVDYALLESQGFATLALPDAPFAEGQFPSHSGKCEFYSARLAAQGLDGLPDHLPNYELQGTNARHPLAMISPPARNFLNSTFVNVQSLRNIEGRPVLEIHPDDAEARGITNDAVVRVFNDRGSYECHATVSRRARPGVVNGLGIWWRKLGLNGTNVNEVTSQALTDLGRAPTFYDCLVEVEASSVHAAIDSTA; this is encoded by the coding sequence ATGCCCACGTCTTCTGCCGCTAATTCCCCTCAGTCTGTACCGATTCAGGTGCGCGGGGCTTGCCCGCACGACTGCCCGGACACCTGCGCTTTGCTCACTACGGTGGACAACGGCGTCGCCACCCGCGTGCAAGGCAACCCCGACCATGCCCACACCGATGGCGTGCTGTGCGCCAAGGTCTCTAAATACACCGAACGCAGCTACCACCCCGAGCGCATCCTCACCCCGCTCAAGCGCAGCGGTCCCAAGGGCAGCGGCCAGTTCGCATCGGTCACTTGGGACGAGGCACTGAGCGACATTGCGTCCCGCCTGCAGGCCATTGCCACCCGCGCGCCGGAGGCCATCCTGCCCTACAGCTACGCGGGCACCATGGGCATGGTGCAGGGCGAGAGCATGGACCGGCGCTTCTTCCACCAACTCGGCGCCTCGCAGCTCGACCGCACCATTTGCGCGTCGGCCGGGGCCGAGGCCCTGGTGCAGACCCTGGGCGGCAAGGTGGGCATGAAGGTGGAGTTTTTTGCCGAAGCCCAGCTCATCCTGATCTGGGGTAGCAACTCGATTGGCAGCAACCTGCATTTTTGGCGCTACGCGCAGCAGGCCAAGAGGAGTGGTGCCAAGCTGGTGTGCATTGACCCGCGCAAAACCGAAACCGCCGACAAGTGCCACGAGCACATCGCGCTGCGCCCCGGCACCGACGCCGCGCTGGCCCTGGCGCTGATGCACGAGCTGATCGTGAACGACTGGCTCGACCATGACTACATCGCCCGCCATACGCTGGGCTGGGACCCGTTGCGCGAGCGCGCCCTGCAATGGCCGCCCGAGCGCGCGGCCGAGGTGTGCGGAGTACCAGTCGAACAAATCCGCCAGCTGGCCAAAGATTACGGCACCACAAAGCCCGCCGCCATCCGCCTGAACTACGGCATGCAGCGGGTGCGCGGCGGCGGCAATGCGGTGCGCGCCGTGGCCTGCCTGCCTGCGCTCACGGGCGCGTGGCGCCACCGCGCCGGTGGCGTGTTGCTGTCCAGCTCGGGCCAGTTCCCGGCGCAGCGCGCCGTGCTGCAGCGGCCCGACCTGATGCCGGCCAAGACACCGCGCACCATCAACATGTCCACCATCGGCGACGACCTGCTGCGCGAGGCATCGGCACAGTTGGGCCCGAAAGTCGAGGCCATCGTGGTCTACAACAGCAACCCGGTGGCGGTGGCTCCCGATTCGGGCAAAGTGGTGCAAGGCTTTGCGCGCGAAGACCTGTTCACGGTGGTGCTGGAGCATTTCCAGACCGACACCGCCGACTACGCCGACTACATCCTGCCCGCCACCACACAGCTTGAAGCCTGGGACATTCACCTGAGCTACGGCCACACCGATGTGCTGCTGAACCGCCCCGCCATTGCACCGCTGGGCGAGGCGCGCAGCAACGCGCAGATTTTTCGCGACCTGGCCGCCCGCATGGGTTTTACCGACCCCTGCTTTGCCGACAGCGACGAGGCGCTGTGCCGCCAGGCCTTTGGCGATACGGTGGACTACGCGCTGCTCGAATCACAAGGGTTCGCTACGCTGGCGCTGCCCGATGCGCCGTTTGCCGAGGGCCAGTTCCCGTCGCACTCGGGCAAATGCGAGTTCTACAGCGCACGCCTGGCCGCACAGGGCCTCGACGGCCTGCCCGACCACCTGCCCAATTACGAGCTGCAGGGCACCAACGCCCGCCACCCACTGGCCATGATCTCGCCGCCTGCACGCAACTTTCTGAATTCGACCTTCGTGAACGTGCAAAGCCTGCGCAACATTGAAGGCCGACCAGTGCTGGAGATCCACCCCGACGACGCCGAGGCGCGCGGCATCACCAACGACGCCGTGGTGCGCGTGTTCAACGACCGGGGCAGCTACGAGTGCCACGCCACCGTCTCGCGCCGCGCCCGCCCCGGCGTGGTCAACGGCCTGGGCATCTGGTGGCGCAAGCTGGGGCTGAACGGCACCAACGTGAACGAGGTCACCAGCCAGGCCCTCACCGACCTGGGCCGGGCGCCTACGTTTTACGACTGCCTGGTGGAGGTGGAGGCCAGCTCCGTGCACGCAGCCATCGATTCGACCGCCTGA
- a CDS encoding MFS transporter produces the protein MPDQQHPNSAAATPAASGSFAPLAIPVFAVLWAATVLGNIGSFMRDVASAWMVTELSSSPTAVALIQTAATLPVFLLAIPAGVLSDILDRRRFLIGVQVLLAAVSGTLLVLAQTHALTVEWLVALTFVGGIGAALMGPTWQSIVPELVPRSELKSAVALNSLGINIARAVGPAAGGLLLASFGAAAAYGLDVLSYAFVIAALVWWKRPKTPSNGLNEQFFGAFRAGVRYARASRELHVVLLRAAVFFLFASSVWALLPLVARRMLGGTAGFYGVMLGAVGAGAIVGALLLPRLRKRLDTDGLVLLASLLSAGVMAVLATAPPQWVAVALMLVLGTGWIVALTTLNGVAQAVLPNWVRGRGLAIYLMVFNGAMAAGSLGWGLMAGQAGLPVTLLLGAAGLVVVAFIFHRVKLPTGEADLQPSNHWPEPLLAEPIAHDRGPVMVQIEYRIAQPDLPAFLQAMQHLAAERRRDGAYAWGVAEHAGEPGRVIEWFLVESWAEHLRQHGRVSKADADLQAQALRFHTGPERPVVHHFLALSAEGVGANADTAAAHAHG, from the coding sequence ATGCCTGATCAACAACACCCCAACTCGGCTGCGGCCACGCCCGCAGCGTCGGGCAGCTTCGCGCCGTTGGCGATTCCCGTCTTTGCCGTGCTGTGGGCCGCTACGGTGCTGGGCAACATTGGCAGCTTCATGCGCGATGTTGCCAGCGCGTGGATGGTCACCGAGCTGTCGTCCAGCCCCACCGCCGTGGCGCTGATCCAGACTGCGGCCACGCTGCCGGTATTTCTGCTGGCGATTCCTGCCGGGGTGCTGTCCGACATCCTCGACCGCCGTCGCTTTCTGATCGGCGTGCAGGTGCTGCTGGCGGCCGTCAGCGGCACGCTGCTGGTGCTGGCGCAGACCCATGCGCTCACCGTGGAATGGCTGGTGGCGCTGACCTTTGTGGGCGGCATTGGCGCCGCGCTGATGGGCCCTACCTGGCAATCCATCGTGCCCGAGCTGGTGCCGCGCAGCGAGCTTAAAAGCGCCGTGGCCCTGAACTCGCTGGGCATCAACATCGCCCGCGCGGTGGGCCCGGCGGCGGGCGGGCTGCTGCTGGCCAGCTTTGGCGCGGCGGCGGCCTATGGGCTCGACGTGTTGAGCTATGCGTTTGTGATTGCCGCCCTGGTGTGGTGGAAGCGACCCAAGACTCCATCCAACGGGCTCAACGAGCAGTTCTTCGGCGCCTTCCGCGCGGGCGTGCGCTATGCCCGTGCCAGCCGCGAGCTGCATGTGGTGCTGCTGCGCGCCGCGGTGTTCTTTCTGTTCGCCAGTTCGGTGTGGGCACTGCTGCCGCTGGTGGCGCGGCGCATGCTGGGTGGCACGGCAGGCTTTTACGGTGTGATGCTGGGTGCCGTGGGGGCGGGTGCCATTGTGGGAGCGCTGCTGCTGCCGCGCCTGCGCAAGCGCCTGGACACCGACGGGCTGGTGCTGCTGGCGTCGCTGCTATCGGCCGGGGTGATGGCGGTGCTGGCGACAGCGCCGCCCCAGTGGGTGGCGGTGGCGCTCATGCTGGTGCTGGGCACCGGCTGGATCGTTGCGCTGACCACGCTCAACGGCGTGGCCCAGGCGGTGCTGCCCAACTGGGTGCGCGGGCGGGGGCTGGCGATTTACCTCATGGTGTTCAACGGCGCCATGGCGGCAGGCAGCCTGGGCTGGGGCCTGATGGCGGGGCAGGCGGGCCTGCCCGTGACCTTGCTGCTGGGCGCGGCGGGCCTGGTGGTGGTGGCGTTCATTTTTCACCGCGTCAAGCTGCCCACGGGCGAGGCGGATCTGCAACCGTCCAACCACTGGCCCGAGCCGCTGCTGGCAGAGCCCATCGCGCACGACCGGGGCCCGGTGATGGTGCAGATCGAGTACCGCATCGCCCAACCCGACCTGCCCGCGTTTTTGCAGGCCATGCAACACCTCGCCGCCGAACGCCGCCGCGATGGCGCCTATGCCTGGGGCGTGGCCGAGCACGCGGGCGAGCCGGGCCGGGTGATCGAGTGGTTTCTGGTCGAGTCGTGGGCAGAGCACCTGCGCCAGCATGGCCGCGTGTCCAAAGCCGACGCCGATCTGCAGGCGCAGGCCCTGCGGTTCCACACCGGGCCAGAGCGGCCGGTGGTGCACCACTTTCTGGCGCTCAGTGCCGAGGGCGTTGGCGCGAACGCCGACACTGCGGCGGCCCATGCACACGGATGA
- a CDS encoding DoxX family protein: MDTLRSAATAPLVQTLALLCLCAAYLQSGVSKACDFAGAVAEMRSLGLVPAAPMAAATLVLQLGASALIVSGWYRWLGALALAGFTVLAALLADRFWSAPPGERQRVTHTFFEHWGLAGGFLLVAWYDLGGADA, encoded by the coding sequence ATGGACACGCTGCGTTCTGCCGCCACGGCCCCTTTGGTGCAGACGCTGGCGCTGCTGTGCCTGTGCGCTGCCTACCTGCAAAGTGGCGTGAGCAAGGCGTGCGACTTTGCCGGGGCGGTGGCCGAAATGCGCTCGCTGGGCCTGGTGCCCGCAGCGCCCATGGCGGCGGCCACGCTGGTGCTGCAGCTTGGCGCGTCGGCGCTGATCGTGTCCGGCTGGTACCGCTGGCTGGGCGCGTTGGCGCTGGCGGGATTCACCGTGCTCGCAGCTTTGCTGGCCGATCGTTTCTGGTCCGCGCCGCCCGGCGAGCGGCAGCGGGTGACCCACACATTTTTTGAACACTGGGGCCTTGCGGGCGGCTTTCTGCTCGTGGCCTGGTACGACCTTGGAGGCGCTGATGCCTGA
- a CDS encoding amidohydrolase → MNLPAPTPDLILRNGRFTTLDRANPTASAVAIAQGRFTHVGEDREVMALAGAGTRVIDLGGRSVLPGLIDNHLHIIRGGLNFNLELRWDGVKSLADAMGMLKRQVAITPAPQWVRVVGGFTEHQFAEKRLPTIAELNAVAPDTPVFILHLYDRALLNGAALRAVGYGRDTPAPPGGEIVRDSVGNPTGLLLAKPNASILYATLAKGPKLPHAYQVNSTRHFMRELNRLGVTGAIDAGGGFQSYPDDYQVIQELADADQLTIRLAYNLFTQKPQQEKEDFLNWTATSQYKQGTDYFRHNGAGEMLVFSAADFEDFRQPRPDLVPEMEDDLEGVVRILAQNRWPWRMHATYDETIDRALDVFEKVNQDTPLAGLNWFFDHAETISEKSIDRIAALGGGVAVQHRMAYQGEYFIERYGAGAAEATPPVKRMLEKGVNVSAGTDATRVASYNPWVSLSWLITGKTVGGLQITPQRNCLSRDAALRMWTENVTWFSNEEGKKGRIQAGQLADLIVPDRDFFACPESDIADSTALLTVVGGKVVYGVGDFAALDDAAPPPAMPDWSPVRTFRGYGNWGEYEGAPLQVVMRRAAAACACANDCNVHGHQHATAWSSKLPIADLKSFWGALGCACWAV, encoded by the coding sequence ATGAACCTACCCGCCCCAACCCCCGACCTCATCTTGCGCAACGGCCGCTTCACCACACTGGACCGCGCCAACCCCACGGCCAGTGCGGTCGCCATCGCGCAGGGGCGCTTCACCCACGTGGGCGAAGACCGCGAGGTGATGGCGCTGGCCGGTGCGGGCACGCGGGTCATCGACCTGGGCGGTCGCAGTGTGCTGCCGGGGCTCATCGACAACCACCTGCACATCATTCGCGGCGGGCTCAACTTCAATCTGGAGTTGCGCTGGGACGGGGTCAAGAGCCTGGCCGACGCCATGGGCATGCTCAAGCGGCAAGTGGCCATCACGCCCGCGCCGCAGTGGGTGCGTGTGGTGGGCGGGTTCACCGAGCACCAGTTCGCTGAAAAGCGATTGCCCACGATTGCCGAGCTGAATGCCGTGGCGCCCGACACGCCGGTGTTCATCCTGCATCTGTACGACCGCGCACTGCTCAACGGCGCCGCGCTGCGTGCCGTGGGCTACGGCCGCGACACGCCTGCGCCGCCCGGCGGCGAGATCGTGCGCGACAGTGTGGGCAACCCCACCGGCTTGCTGCTGGCCAAGCCTAACGCGTCCATCCTGTACGCCACGCTGGCCAAGGGCCCCAAGCTGCCGCACGCCTACCAGGTCAATTCCACACGCCACTTCATGCGCGAACTCAACCGCCTGGGCGTGACGGGCGCCATCGACGCGGGCGGTGGCTTTCAGAGCTACCCCGACGACTACCAGGTGATCCAGGAGCTGGCCGATGCCGACCAGCTCACCATCCGCCTGGCCTACAACCTGTTCACGCAAAAGCCCCAGCAGGAAAAAGAAGACTTTTTGAACTGGACGGCCACGTCGCAATACAAGCAGGGTACCGACTACTTTCGCCACAACGGCGCGGGCGAGATGCTGGTGTTTTCGGCGGCCGACTTTGAAGACTTTCGCCAGCCGCGCCCCGACCTGGTGCCCGAGATGGAAGACGACCTGGAAGGTGTGGTGCGCATCCTGGCGCAGAACCGCTGGCCCTGGCGCATGCACGCCACGTACGACGAAACCATCGACCGCGCACTGGATGTGTTTGAAAAGGTGAACCAGGACACGCCACTGGCGGGCCTGAACTGGTTCTTCGACCATGCCGAAACCATCTCCGAAAAATCCATCGACCGCATCGCGGCTTTGGGCGGCGGCGTGGCCGTGCAGCACCGCATGGCCTACCAGGGCGAATACTTTATCGAGCGCTACGGAGCGGGCGCGGCCGAGGCCACGCCACCCGTCAAGCGCATGCTGGAAAAGGGTGTGAACGTGTCGGCTGGCACCGACGCCACCCGCGTGGCCAGCTACAACCCGTGGGTGTCGCTGTCGTGGCTCATCACCGGCAAAACGGTGGGCGGCCTGCAGATCACGCCGCAGCGCAACTGCCTCAGCCGCGACGCCGCGCTGCGCATGTGGACCGAGAACGTCACCTGGTTCAGCAACGAAGAGGGCAAGAAAGGCCGCATTCAGGCGGGCCAGCTGGCCGACCTGATCGTGCCCGACCGCGACTTCTTCGCCTGCCCCGAGTCCGACATTGCCGACTCCACCGCACTGCTCACGGTGGTGGGCGGCAAGGTGGTCTACGGCGTGGGCGACTTTGCGGCGCTGGACGATGCGGCACCGCCGCCTGCCATGCCCGACTGGTCGCCCGTGCGCACCTTTCGGGGCTATGGCAACTGGGGCGAGTACGAAGGTGCGCCGCTGCAAGTCGTGATGCGCCGTGCCGCCGCCGCCTGCGCCTGCGCCAACGACTGCAACGTGCACGGCCACCAGCACGCCACGGCGTGGAGCAGCAAGCTGCCGATTGCCGACCTCAAGAGCTTTTGGGGCGCGCTGGGCTGCGCGTGCTGGGCGGTATGA
- a CDS encoding hydrolase encodes MSANKTNTPIARPVATATPGASLLSPHDHTLVMIDFQSQMAFATHSIDAITLRSNAGLVASTAAGFGVPTILTTVAEKSFSGPMFDEVTAPFPGQALLDRTSMNTWEDEAVIAKVNEIGKPRIVLAGLWTSVCIVGPALSALDQGFEVYVIADASGDISAEAHNRAMERMVQAGARPITALQYLLELQRDWARGETYDMTTGIAKKFGGGYGLGITYAKAMFNAHEA; translated from the coding sequence ATGTCTGCCAACAAAACCAATACCCCCATCGCTCGCCCCGTCGCCACCGCCACGCCCGGTGCCTCACTGCTGAGCCCGCACGACCACACGCTGGTGATGATCGACTTCCAGTCGCAGATGGCGTTTGCCACGCACTCCATTGACGCGATCACGCTGCGGTCCAACGCCGGCCTGGTGGCCAGCACGGCGGCGGGCTTCGGCGTGCCCACCATCCTGACCACCGTGGCCGAGAAGAGCTTCAGCGGCCCCATGTTTGACGAAGTCACAGCACCGTTCCCGGGCCAGGCGCTGCTGGACCGCACGTCCATGAACACCTGGGAAGACGAGGCCGTGATTGCCAAGGTCAATGAGATCGGCAAGCCGCGCATCGTGCTGGCGGGCCTGTGGACCAGCGTGTGCATCGTCGGCCCCGCGCTGTCGGCGCTGGACCAGGGCTTTGAGGTGTACGTGATTGCCGACGCCAGCGGCGACATCTCGGCAGAAGCGCACAACCGCGCGATGGAGCGCATGGTGCAAGCGGGCGCACGCCCCATCACGGCGTTGCAATATCTGCTGGAGCTGCAGCGCGACTGGGCGCGGGGCGAGACGTACGACATGACGACGGGCATCGCCAAGAAGTTCGGCGGCGGCTATGGCCTGGGCATCACCTACGCCAAGGCCATGTTCAACGCCCACGAAGCCTAA
- a CDS encoding pirin family protein — protein sequence MIEIRKAQHRGNANHGWLHSRHTFSFGHYRDLNQQGFSDLLVINDDRVAPSKGFGKHAHRDMEIFSYVLEGALEHKDSMGTGSVIRPGDVQMMSAGTGVEHSEFNHSADEPVHFLQIWIVPGEVGAEPRYQQVHFTEAEKRGQLRQIISPDGTDGSLAVHQDARVYAGLFDGSESAELDVGPGRNVYVHLARGSVEVNGERLDEGDGARIRDAGALRFANGQGAEVLVFDLRPNELPAMPR from the coding sequence ATGATCGAAATCCGCAAAGCCCAACACCGTGGCAACGCCAACCACGGCTGGCTGCACTCACGCCACACCTTCTCGTTTGGCCATTACCGTGACCTGAACCAGCAAGGTTTCTCGGACCTGCTGGTCATCAACGACGACCGCGTGGCTCCGTCCAAGGGCTTCGGAAAGCATGCGCACCGCGACATGGAAATCTTCTCGTACGTGCTGGAAGGCGCGCTGGAGCACAAGGATTCGATGGGCACCGGATCGGTGATTCGCCCCGGCGACGTGCAGATGATGAGCGCCGGCACCGGCGTGGAGCACAGCGAGTTCAACCACTCGGCCGACGAACCTGTGCACTTCCTGCAGATCTGGATCGTGCCCGGCGAGGTCGGTGCAGAACCTCGCTACCAGCAGGTGCACTTCACCGAGGCCGAAAAGCGCGGCCAGCTGCGCCAGATCATTTCGCCGGATGGCACAGACGGATCGCTGGCGGTGCACCAGGACGCCCGGGTCTATGCCGGCCTGTTCGACGGCAGCGAATCTGCCGAACTGGACGTGGGCCCGGGCCGCAACGTGTATGTGCATCTGGCCCGTGGCAGCGTCGAAGTCAACGGCGAGCGGCTGGACGAAGGCGATGGCGCCCGCATCCGCGATGCCGGAGCGCTGCGTTTTGCCAACGGCCAGGGCGCTGAGGTGCTGGTGTTTGACTTGCGTCCCAACGAGCTGCCCGCCATGCCGCGCTGA
- a CDS encoding LysR family transcriptional regulator — protein sequence MLKLTLEAIETIDAIARHGSFAGASERLHKVPSTISYAVSKLEEQLGLALFTRNGPRVTLTPAGHEMVKEGRWLLAAAGQLESRMRQIATGFESELRLMHDSLIPTSAFNPDICAFEDLNCGTRLRITSEALTGTWEALREARADIVVAAGEGPAGGGYKAVAVGTLAFAFCVTATHPLAQLQRPLTRADLLDHTAVVVGDGARLLNDRTVGLLSGQRRITVPSMQAKIAAQAAGLGHGFVPRACVRVELETGILVELQVQEPRPDETFWLAWRPEHMGEALKWWRQRLDRPLLPGILPY from the coding sequence ATGTTGAAACTCACGCTCGAAGCCATCGAAACCATTGACGCCATTGCCCGCCACGGCTCTTTCGCGGGAGCGTCGGAGCGGCTGCACAAGGTGCCGTCGACCATCTCGTATGCGGTGAGCAAGCTGGAGGAACAGCTGGGCCTGGCCCTGTTCACACGCAACGGCCCGCGCGTGACGCTCACACCGGCCGGGCACGAAATGGTCAAAGAAGGCCGCTGGCTGCTGGCTGCAGCGGGGCAGCTTGAATCGCGCATGCGGCAGATCGCCACGGGGTTCGAGTCGGAGTTGCGGTTGATGCACGACTCGCTCATCCCCACCAGCGCGTTCAACCCCGACATTTGCGCGTTTGAAGACCTGAACTGCGGCACGCGCCTGCGCATCACCAGCGAGGCGCTCACCGGCACGTGGGAGGCGTTGCGCGAGGCCCGCGCCGACATTGTGGTGGCGGCTGGCGAGGGCCCGGCAGGCGGCGGCTACAAGGCCGTGGCGGTAGGCACCTTGGCGTTCGCGTTCTGCGTGACCGCCACGCACCCGCTCGCCCAGTTGCAGCGGCCACTGACACGCGCAGATCTGCTCGACCACACCGCCGTCGTGGTGGGGGACGGCGCACGGCTGCTGAATGACCGCACGGTGGGTTTGTTGTCAGGCCAAAGGCGCATCACCGTGCCGTCGATGCAGGCCAAGATTGCCGCGCAAGCGGCGGGCCTGGGGCACGGCTTTGTGCCGCGTGCCTGCGTGCGCGTGGAGCTGGAGACCGGGATTCTGGTGGAACTGCAAGTGCAAGAGCCGCGCCCGGACGAAACCTTCTGGCTGGCCTGGCGGCCCGAGCACATGGGCGAGGCGCTCAAGTGGTGGCGCCAGCGGCTGGACCGCCCGCTGTTGCCAGGCATCCTGCCGTATTGA
- a CDS encoding type 1 glutamine amidotransferase domain-containing protein, translating into MAHILMVLTSHDQLGDTGKKTGFWLEEFAAPYYVFKDAGADITLASPQGGQPPLDPKSDDPDAQTDATRRFKGDADAQQQLAHTVRLSGVSVDDFDAVFYPGGHGPLWDLAEDAASIALIEKTFAAGKPLALVCHAPGVLRHTKAPDGAPLVKGKKVTGFTNSEEEAVQLTKVVPFLVEDMLKANGGAYSKGADWAPYVLTDGTLITGQNPASSEQGAHALLKQLG; encoded by the coding sequence ATGGCCCACATCCTGATGGTTCTCACGTCCCACGACCAACTGGGCGACACCGGCAAAAAAACCGGTTTTTGGCTCGAAGAATTTGCCGCTCCGTACTACGTTTTCAAAGACGCGGGGGCTGACATCACACTGGCATCTCCCCAGGGCGGCCAGCCGCCGCTCGACCCTAAAAGCGATGACCCCGATGCGCAGACCGACGCCACGCGCCGGTTCAAGGGGGATGCCGATGCGCAACAACAATTGGCCCACACCGTGCGGTTGTCGGGCGTGAGCGTGGATGACTTTGATGCGGTCTTCTATCCCGGCGGCCACGGCCCCCTGTGGGACCTGGCCGAAGACGCGGCATCCATCGCGCTCATCGAAAAAACGTTTGCCGCTGGCAAGCCGCTGGCGCTGGTGTGCCACGCGCCCGGTGTGTTGCGCCACACCAAGGCGCCCGATGGCGCGCCGTTGGTCAAAGGCAAAAAAGTTACCGGGTTCACCAACTCTGAAGAAGAGGCCGTGCAGCTCACCAAGGTCGTGCCTTTTCTGGTGGAAGACATGCTCAAGGCCAACGGGGGTGCGTATTCCAAAGGGGCCGACTGGGCGCCTTATGTGCTGACCGACGGTACGCTGATCACCGGGCAAAACCCCGCGTCCTCCGAGCAAGGGGCGCACGCACTGCTCAAGCAATTGGGGTGA
- a CDS encoding serine aminopeptidase domain-containing protein, whose protein sequence is MTLILLLALRSAWRKARAPLLAALVTLLAWATPASAQYAGLRTLVVPGAEPVTVALFYPTPAVARTVPMGPWRPVVTPGAPVAAAPLKGLVLISHGTGGHELGHHNLATRLAADGYLVAALRHPGDNWEDRSMITSGRYFSERPRQVSRVLDALLASPEWGPRIPAGRIGAVGHSAGGYTVLALAGAQAEPTRAAQHCRSVSDDPGFCSLGQLPAGGQAAQAPQKALAAAAPAPAASVPTQAGAAALDGPRVSVADPRIRAVVAMAPMAVVFTPESLKAISVPVRLMVAERDAVLTGKYHGGYVAANLPSAPASTVPGAGHFAFMAQSVWPLASDAGDAAANPEGFDRVAYHPTLENEVAEFLARQWR, encoded by the coding sequence GTGACCCTCATCCTCCTCCTGGCCCTCCGCTCCGCATGGCGCAAGGCGCGCGCACCGCTGCTGGCGGCTCTTGTGACACTGCTGGCCTGGGCTACCCCCGCATCGGCGCAGTACGCGGGCCTGCGCACCCTGGTCGTCCCCGGCGCAGAGCCCGTGACCGTGGCGCTGTTCTACCCCACCCCTGCCGTGGCCCGCACGGTGCCCATGGGCCCCTGGCGGCCCGTGGTGACACCGGGTGCTCCGGTGGCTGCAGCGCCCCTCAAAGGCCTGGTCCTCATCTCGCACGGCACGGGCGGCCATGAACTGGGCCACCACAACCTGGCCACGCGCCTGGCGGCCGACGGCTATCTGGTGGCGGCGCTGCGCCACCCGGGCGACAACTGGGAAGACCGCTCGATGATCACCTCGGGCCGCTACTTCAGCGAGCGCCCCCGCCAGGTGAGCCGCGTGCTCGATGCGCTGCTGGCCAGCCCCGAGTGGGGCCCCCGAATTCCCGCCGGGCGCATCGGCGCCGTGGGGCACTCGGCAGGCGGCTACACCGTGCTGGCACTGGCCGGCGCACAGGCCGAACCTACCCGTGCGGCACAGCACTGCCGCAGCGTGTCGGACGACCCCGGCTTCTGCAGCCTGGGCCAGCTCCCCGCTGGTGGCCAGGCCGCGCAGGCTCCCCAGAAGGCCCTTGCCGCCGCCGCCCCTGCACCCGCTGCCTCAGTGCCCACACAGGCCGGTGCTGCCGCGCTCGACGGCCCGCGGGTCTCGGTGGCAGACCCCCGCATCCGCGCCGTGGTGGCCATGGCGCCCATGGCGGTGGTGTTCACCCCCGAGAGCCTGAAGGCCATCAGCGTGCCGGTGCGGCTGATGGTGGCCGAGCGCGATGCCGTGCTCACGGGCAAGTACCACGGCGGCTATGTCGCCGCGAACCTGCCGTCTGCCCCGGCGAGCACCGTGCCGGGTGCGGGCCATTTCGCCTTCATGGCCCAGTCTGTCTGGCCGCTGGCGTCTGACGCCGGGGACGCTGCCGCCAACCCGGAGGGCTTTGACCGGGTGGCCTACCACCCCACGCTGGAGAACGAGGTCGCTGAGTTTCTGGCGCGACAGTGGCGCTGA